The Miscanthus floridulus cultivar M001 chromosome 6, ASM1932011v1, whole genome shotgun sequence genomic interval ATCTGAGTCCGTGTGGCACAATAGGCTAGGTCATGCTTCTACACCAGTAGTTAGGCAGGTGCTTAGCCGCCATAGTATTTCCTTTTCAAAAGAGTCCAATAAACATGTGTGTAATGGCTGTCAACTTGGCAAAAGCCATCAGTTACCGTACCCAAGATCGACTAGCAAGTCAGCTAGCCCTCTCGATCTTGTTTTTTTAGATGTTTGGGGTCCTGCGCTAACTTCGGTTGGCTGTCACAATTATTATGTGAGTTTTATTGATGATCATAGTAAGTTTATTTGGTTATATCTCTTGTGTCATAAATCGGAGGTTTTTCAATGCTTCCAAGATTTCCAACACCTTGTTGAGCATAGATTTAATCGAAAGATCAAGGCTATCCAAACTGATTGGGGTGGGGAGTATCAAGCTCTCAACTCATTCTTCAAACGTATTGGCATCACTCATCTTGTTTCGTGCCCACATGCACATCAGCAAAACGAAGCTGCCGAGAGAAAACATAGGCATATAGTTGAGGTTGGACTCTCTCTTCTAGCTCATTCATCCATGCCTCTGAAGTTTTGGGACGAGGCATTCCTTACGGCAGTTTTCCTAATCAATCGGTTGCCCTCCAAAGTCATAGACAATGACACACCTTTTGTTCGCCTGTTTGATCAACAACCTGATTACAGTTTCCTTCATACATTTGGTTGTGCCTGCTGGCCGAATTTGCGTCCCTATAATGGGAAGAAACTCCAATTTCGGTCCAAACCATGTGTCTTTCTTGGCTATAGTGATAAACATAAGGGGTATAAATGTCTAGATCCGTCGCAAGGACAAGTATATATCTCACGGGATGTTGTTTTTGACGAAACTATGTTTCCCTTTGCCTCTATGCATCCAAATGCGGGTGCTCGGTTGAGAGCCGAGCTCAATCTATTACCCGATATACTTCTAAATCCACCTCTCGGGAACGTATCAGTACATGACTTGGTATCAAGTCCTACCATGCCGTCTAACCATTCATCAAGTGCAGGATCAAATTCGGTGGAAAACGGGCAAAATTTTGGTGAAAGCGGTGCTGCAAACAGCCATGGCAACGGTCCATATTTCATGTGCTCCCCCGGCGGTGGTAGCACGGGGGTCGATGCTGCTTCTCCTGCGAATGCCGCTGCATCAGCCTCGGATCAGGCGCCCCGGCAGTCATAGTTGTCGGGTGCTCCTACGGGCGGGGCGCTGTCTCTGGCCCCAGGTGGATCTTCTACATCGACTCTCACCGAACCGCTCTTAGGTGTGCAGGGTGTGGTGGCACATGGTGATCCAAGCGGGGGCGCCCTGTCTGCTGTCTCGCCCGAGGTGGATCCTCTGACCGGATCCCTTATGGCTCCGGCTACATCCGCGGCGGCTCCATCTTCTGCGCCCAGTACTATGGCACCGGTGTCTCAACCTCAGCGTGTACATGGCACATGGCTTCAAGCTGGGGTGACAAAGCCCAAGACCTACACTGATGGCACTGTAAGATGGTGCATGACCTCTATCACTGATACAAGTGAGCCAGCCACGGTTCGTGACGCGTTGCAAGACAAGAATTGGGTTTCAGCTATGGATGCCGAATATCATGCCCTTCAACAAAACAATACATGGCACCTGGTTCCACCGTCTCAAGGCAGAAATGTCATCGATTGCAAATGGGTTTACAAAATCAAGAAAAGGGCAGATGGGTCTGTTGACCGATACAAGGCGCGTTTGGTTGCCAAAGGCTTCAAACAACGATACGGTATTGACTACGAGGACACATTTAGTCCTATGGTCAAGGCAGCGACTATACGGTTGGTCTTGTCTGTTGCAGTTTCAAGAGGTTGGTCTCTTCGCCAACTAGATGTTCAAAATGCGTTTCTTCAtggggttttggaggaagaagttTACATGAGACAGCCGCCAGGGTATGTTGATAAGAAGCGTCCTAATTATGTTTGTAAGCTAGACAAAGCCCTCTACGGGTTGAAGCAGGCACCTCGGGCGTGGCATGCCCGGCTCTCAGGAAAATTGCAGACGTTGGGTTTTACGCCGTCTAAATCCGATACCTCTCTTTTCTACTACAACAAAGGAAGTCACAGTTTGTTTGTCctggtgtatgtggatgacatcatagtGGCCGGCTCTTCCCAAGATGCAACCAATGCATTGCTACGAGATTTGCAACAAGAATTTGCCCTAAAGGATTTGGGTGATCTGCATTACTTCTTGGGTATTGAAGTTATTAGAAAGCAAGGAGGTCTTGTGCTCTCTCAAGAAAGGTATGCCTCTGATGTTCTTGCTAGGTCTGGCATGAACAAGTGTAAACCCGTAGACACACCCTTGCCAAGCACAGAGAAGCTAAGTGTCTTAGATGGTGTCAAGCTTGGGCCGGAAGATTCTACTCGGTATAGAAGCTTGGTTGGTGCCTTACAATATTTAACATTGACTAGGCCTGATATTAGTTTTGCTGTGAATAAGGTATGTCAATTCCTACATGCACCAACTTCTGTCCATTGGAGCGCTGTTAAACGGATCCTGAGGTATGTAAAGGGAACAATTCATCTTGGGTTGAAGATTGGGCCATCTAAATCTATGCTCGTTAGTGCATTCTTAGATGCAGATTGGGCAGGATGTGTTGATGACAGGAGGTTTTGCAGTGTTTCTAGGGGATAATCTCATCTCTTGGACAACCAGGAAGCAACCAACGGTGTCATGATCAAGCACTGAAGCTGAGTACAAGGCATTAGCAAATGCCACTACAGAGATGATGTGGATCCAGAAGCTATTGGCTGAATTGCGTGTTTCTCATCCTTCTATGGCTCCGCTTTGGTGTGATAACTTGGGTGCTAAATATCTCTCGGCAAATCCTATGCTCCATGCAAGAACCAAACATATTGAGATCGATTTTTACTTTGTTCGGGAGAGAGTAGCACAAAAATTGTTAGACATAAGGTTTATCAATTCTGGTGATCAAGTTGCAGATGGATTCACCAAATCACTTCCTGTGGTTAAGCTTCGGCAGTTTAGAAACAATCTCAACCTCACAAATATTAGTGGCTGAGATTGCGGGGGATGTAAAATGATAAGGATCTTGTACTCACGGTACACAGTACACGTGATAGCTCTAGATATTTTCTGTTGTAGATCTTCTAGCTTGTAGCTCAAGATGGTAGATAGGATAGATATGATCTCCAATCTGTTGTAACCAACTCAGCTTGATGTATATGCCACGATGGGGGCGATTCCCATCTATATACCATGTAACCGAGACCCCTAACAGGGTAACCCGTTCTCTCAGTTTTACAGTTGTTGGCCATATCTTCAAAGGATGCAGCAGGGAATGAGTTCTCGTAGACCCCCATGGCCCCATCTGCTGGGAATCCACAGTGTCGCCAAATCTGATCGCCTGGAGAATATGGCCACCGGCGGACTGTGCCAGCCGCGTCTGCGCGGTGGTGGACGGCGGCCGCATGAAAGTGGCGACGGACCGCGGTGGCCGCATCTGCACATCGCCGTTTGCGGGAGGCCGCATCAGTGCGTCGACGGCCGTGGGTTGCCGCAGATGCGTGTCGACGGACAGGGGCGGCCGCATCTGCACGTCACCGTTTGGGGGTGGCTGCATCACTGCGTCGACGGCCGCGGGTTGCCGCAGCTGTGCATCGACGGACAAGGGAGGCCGCATCTGGACGCTGCTGGACAGGGGCCGCCGCATCTGGGCGCTGCCATGCGCCTCACGCTCCTGGAGGGAACCGGCATCCGTAGCTGGCCCCGTCTTCAACCTTTTGGCAACTGGATGGAAGAAGATGAGAGGCCACTCCGATGGCGGGTGGACCTACAAATCGCGCCAACCACTCAGATGCGGGCTTCTTGTTTCGGAGCGAGCAAATCTTGGAGGAAGATTGGGGAGCTGTTGGACCGGCAGTTTTTTCATGTAACCACGCAAATATCCGGTTTGGGGTATTATTAGCATTatcctggagatgctctaagattcATGTACTTCATATGTGATATTAAAACTTTTATAATCAAGTTTAAAATTTGATGTTTGAATAGAATAATGTTACTAAATATGTACTATACCGTTTTGAGGTCTAAAAAAACAAATACCATCTCACTAAGAGTCGATCACAAGATCCAACTTGAAAAAGTTAGacctaaaaaataaaaacaagtaCCTGTGAATTGATCGCATCAAATCAAAAGACCGCCTATATGTTCCCAGGAGGCCAGGGCTAGAGAACACGTTTTGTCACGTTCCTAAGATCCTAGTACTATGCATCTTCGCACACTCCATACAATGCAACGTAGGGACAAAATCTTCTCTCTTTCTTGCGTGCAAAGACTGAAAAATGTGACAAAGGACAAATGGTccacaatgcatgtatgtaagcCTATATATGCCTTTTCAAAAGTCAGCTTTGAATGTGGCAAATTATGTAAAAAAAAAAATGGAATGTAAGCCCGTGCCTTTACTATCGAGAGAGAGGTTGATGCTTTGTCTGCTTCCAAAGGAGGAAGATGGGGCGGTCAGAGCCCCATGGCACTTCAGCAGTTCCGTGCATTGCATTTGCATCCATCTCCTCGGCAAAGACGGCAACACACACGAGAGAGAAGAGA includes:
- the LOC136460197 gene encoding uncharacterized protein produces the protein MRRPLSSSVQMRPPLSVDAQLRQPAAVDAVMQPPPNGDVQMRPPLSVDTHLRQPTAVDALMRPPANGDVQMRPPRSVATFMRPPSTTAQTRLAQSAGGHILQAIRFGDTVDSQQMGPWGSTRTHSLLHPLKIWPTTVKLRERLNHRK